In one Gammaproteobacteria bacterium genomic region, the following are encoded:
- the purD gene encoding phosphoribosylamine--glycine ligase yields MNILIIGGGGREHALAWKAAQSESVKTVFVAPGNAGTALEPGVKNIDIGVDDHQALLGFAQENNIALTIVGPEAPLVAGIVDLFQANNLACFGPSKKAAQLEASKAYSKDFLQRHNIPTAFYASFTDADTAIEYLKQQTLPVVIKADGLAAGKGVVIVENLQHGVETIHSMMQAGKFGSAGERIVIEEFLQGEEASFIAMVDGKNILPLATSQDHKARDEGDKGPNTGGMGAYSPAAIVDEALHQRIMNEVMMPTVKGMAAEGAPYTGFLYAGIMVTADGTPKVLEFNCRFGDPETQPIMMRLQSDLVELCFAALNKKLDTVSAEWDPRVALGVVLAAGGYPNDYRKGDIISGLDAVQDAKAFHAGTATSNGHIVTNGGRVLCVCGLGDDALQAQYAAYAAVNSIDWADMQYRKDIGHRAIARLSQ; encoded by the coding sequence ATGAATATATTAATCATAGGCGGTGGTGGCCGCGAGCACGCATTGGCGTGGAAAGCTGCGCAATCTGAAAGCGTTAAAACCGTTTTCGTTGCACCAGGCAATGCTGGTACTGCACTTGAGCCCGGGGTAAAAAACATCGACATTGGCGTTGATGACCACCAAGCCCTACTGGGCTTTGCTCAAGAAAATAATATAGCGCTTACCATTGTTGGCCCTGAAGCGCCGTTAGTCGCCGGTATCGTTGATCTATTCCAGGCAAACAACTTAGCCTGCTTTGGCCCATCAAAAAAAGCCGCGCAACTTGAAGCGTCCAAGGCTTATAGCAAAGATTTTCTCCAGCGCCATAATATTCCTACAGCGTTTTACGCCAGCTTTACTGACGCTGACACTGCTATTGAGTATTTAAAACAACAAACACTTCCTGTTGTCATTAAGGCCGATGGCCTGGCGGCAGGCAAGGGCGTAGTGATTGTCGAAAACCTACAACATGGTGTCGAAACCATTCACAGCATGATGCAAGCCGGCAAGTTCGGCAGCGCTGGCGAACGTATTGTTATCGAAGAATTTTTGCAAGGCGAAGAAGCCAGCTTTATCGCCATGGTCGATGGCAAAAATATTTTGCCACTCGCCACATCACAAGATCACAAGGCGCGTGACGAAGGGGATAAAGGCCCTAATACCGGCGGCATGGGTGCTTATTCGCCAGCAGCCATCGTCGACGAGGCCTTGCATCAACGCATCATGAACGAAGTCATGATGCCCACTGTTAAAGGCATGGCCGCTGAAGGCGCGCCCTATACTGGTTTTCTTTATGCTGGCATCATGGTCACTGCCGACGGCACACCTAAAGTATTAGAGTTTAATTGCCGTTTTGGCGACCCCGAAACACAGCCCATTATGATGCGCTTGCAAAGCGACCTGGTTGAGCTTTGCTTTGCTGCGCTCAATAAAAAACTAGACACTGTCAGCGCTGAATGGGATCCACGTGTTGCCCTTGGTGTGGTGCTTGCTGCCGGAGGCTATCCAAATGATTATCGTAAAGGCGATATTATTTCAGGCCTAGATGCCGTGCAAGATGCCAAGGCATTCCATGCTGGCACAGCGACTAGTAATGGCCATATTGTCACTAACGGTGGCCGTGTGCTCTGTGTTTGCGGCCTAGGTGATGATGCGCTGCAAGCCCAATACGCCGCTTACGCCGCGGTTAATTCGATTGACTGGGCCGACATGCAATACCGCAAGGACATTGGCCACCGCGCCATTGCACGCCTAAGCCAATAA
- the purH gene encoding bifunctional phosphoribosylaminoimidazolecarboxamide formyltransferase/IMP cyclohydrolase codes for MMNIRRALISVSDKRGVIEFARELSQLGVSLLSTGGTAKLLEKNGINVTQVSQHTGFPEIMGGRVKTLHPKIHGGILGRRGIDDNVAKEQGIDYIDLVCVNLYPFAATIAKKSCSFDDAIENIDIGGPAMVRAAAKNHAAVTIVTDPDDYAALIDELKNNGGSVNDANRLQLAQKAFAHTANYDGAVSNYLGSLNHEPADPFPTSYSVQFKKAQSLRYGENPHQRAAFYQDLDTTTGNIANATQIQGKALSFNNIADADAALECVKAMNNSAACVIVKHANPCGVAHGDDLLSAYQRAFSCDPTSAFGGIIAFNQTLNEQTARAIIERQFVEVIIAPSISDNARTVLAEKPNVRVLTCGEWLAPTTQQYDYKRINGGLLVQDRDYGQLDDDMIKVVTQRTPSDDEMRDLRFAWSVAKYVKSNAIVYARDQFTVGIGAGQMSRIDSARIAASKAQDAGFDVSGCVMASDAFFPFRDGLDSAAKVGVTAVIQPGGSIRDDEVIEAANEHNIAMVFTGMRHFRH; via the coding sequence ATTATGAATATTCGTCGTGCTTTAATTAGTGTTTCTGACAAACGTGGTGTCATTGAGTTTGCTCGCGAGTTGAGCCAACTGGGTGTCAGCTTGCTATCCACTGGCGGCACTGCCAAGTTACTTGAAAAAAATGGTATCAATGTTACGCAGGTGTCGCAACATACTGGGTTTCCAGAGATCATGGGCGGTCGCGTCAAGACGCTGCACCCTAAAATCCACGGGGGTATTCTTGGTCGTCGTGGCATCGACGATAACGTCGCAAAAGAACAGGGTATCGATTACATCGATCTGGTTTGCGTCAACCTCTATCCATTTGCTGCAACCATTGCTAAAAAAAGTTGCTCGTTTGATGATGCCATTGAAAATATCGATATCGGTGGCCCTGCGATGGTACGCGCGGCAGCGAAAAATCACGCAGCAGTGACCATCGTCACTGACCCCGACGATTACGCTGCACTGATCGATGAACTAAAAAACAATGGTGGTAGCGTTAACGATGCTAACCGTTTGCAGTTAGCACAAAAAGCCTTTGCCCATACCGCCAACTATGATGGCGCCGTATCAAACTATTTGGGCAGCCTTAATCACGAACCAGCCGATCCTTTCCCGACCAGCTACAGCGTGCAATTTAAAAAAGCGCAGTCACTGCGTTATGGCGAAAACCCGCATCAACGCGCCGCGTTTTACCAAGACCTTGACACCACAACGGGTAACATTGCTAACGCCACGCAAATACAAGGCAAGGCCTTGTCATTCAATAATATTGCCGACGCTGACGCTGCACTGGAATGTGTTAAAGCAATGAACAACTCGGCCGCATGTGTCATCGTTAAACACGCCAACCCCTGCGGCGTTGCTCATGGCGACGACTTGCTCAGCGCCTACCAGCGCGCCTTTAGCTGTGACCCCACCTCTGCCTTTGGCGGCATTATCGCCTTTAACCAAACACTTAATGAACAGACTGCACGTGCCATTATTGAACGTCAGTTTGTTGAAGTGATCATCGCGCCAAGCATCAGTGATAACGCCCGCACGGTGCTCGCTGAAAAGCCTAATGTCAGGGTTTTGACTTGCGGTGAATGGCTGGCGCCGACGACGCAGCAATACGACTACAAACGCATCAATGGCGGTCTATTAGTACAAGATCGTGATTATGGCCAACTTGACGATGACATGATTAAAGTCGTAACCCAACGCACGCCCAGCGATGATGAAATGCGCGATCTACGCTTTGCCTGGTCAGTAGCTAAATACGTTAAATCCAACGCCATTGTCTATGCCCGCGATCAATTTACCGTCGGTATCGGTGCTGGTCAGATGAGCCGTATTGATAGCGCGCGCATTGCCGCCAGCAAAGCACAGGATGCGGGCTTTGATGTCAGCGGTTGCGTCATGGCCTCGGACGCCTTTTTCCCCTTTCGCGATGGCCTCGATAGTGCCGCCAAAGTGGGTGTCACTGCTGTCATTCAACCCGGCGGTTCCATTCGTGATGATGAAGTGATAGAAGCTGCCAACGAACACAATATTGCTATGGTGTTTACCGGTATGCGTCACTTTCGTCACTAG